Proteins from a genomic interval of Odontesthes bonariensis isolate fOdoBon6 chromosome 7, fOdoBon6.hap1, whole genome shotgun sequence:
- the LOC142383635 gene encoding troponin I, fast skeletal muscle-like produces the protein MSEKKMSSSRKLHLKSLMLSIAKGLLEEEEREREEERERYMAESCPPLSMPRTMQELQELCREIHHNIDAADEERYDLEMKVNKAIKEKDDLKIKVQDLMGKFKKPVLKKVRLSADAMLKALLGSKHTVNLELRANLKQVKKEVKEEDKELRDVGDWRKNIEDKSGMDGRKKMFEAEA, from the exons ATGTCGGA AAAAAAGATGTCTTCAAGTCGCAAGCTTCATCTAAAG AGTTTGATGCTATCCATCGCTAAAGGTTtactggaggaggaggagagagagcgagaggaagagagggagaggtACATGGCTGAGAgctgccctcctctgtccatGCCGAGAACCATGCAAGAGCTGCAG GAGCTGTGCAGGGAGATCCACCACAATATCGATGCTGCTGATGAGGAGCGGTACGACCTGGAGATGAAAGTCAACAAAGCCATCAAGGAG AAAGATGACCTTAAGATCAAAGTTCAAGACCTGATGGGCAAGTTCAAGAAGCCTGTCCTGAAGAAAGTACGCTTGTCTGCCGACGCCATGCTGAAGGCCCTGCTGGGCTCCAAACATACAGTCAACCTGGAACTGAGGGCCAACCTGAAGCAGGTCAAGAAGGAAGTCAAAGAGGAG GATAAGGAACTTCGTGATGTTGGTGACTGGCGCAAAAACATTGAGGACAAATCTGgaatggatggaaggaagaAGATGTTTGAGGCGGAGGCTTAA